In a single window of the Armatimonadota bacterium genome:
- a CDS encoding diphosphate--fructose-6-phosphate 1-phosphotransferase, whose product MGTEISILQKARAAYQPKLPKALREGRIKVELGPPSEPATDKVEIQALFPNTYGQPIATLAEGDGNLSTAPMKVGVVLSGGQAPGGHNVIAGLFDALKAANPESKLYGFLKGPGGVIKCKYKELTADVIDKYRNTGGFDMIMSGRDKIEKIEELEACEKNFKDLGLDGLVIIGGDDSNTNAAVLAEHLKAKGSKTKIIGVPKTIDGDMKNEHIEASFGFDTAAKLYSELIGNIARDATSAVKYWHFIRLMGRAASHVTLECALQVHPNIALISEEVQAKGTNLEEIVDYITDVIVKRSQAGKNYGVLLVPEGLVEFIADIKTMIDELSAILGKDEEYIKSLPDHSERVQYLSSLLSEHSGKVYNSLPVDIQEVLLKRDSHGNVPLSQVETERLLIDLVSDKIRFLQAHDGKDFVKFSPLSHFFGYEGRCAAPTNFDADYAYSLGYAAAQLIRAGLSGYTVMVKNLTRPADEWVAGGIPITMMLNMEVRKGKRVPVIRKALVDLDGAPFKEFAANREKWALNDEYIYPGPIQYFGPPEICDAPTITLTLERR is encoded by the coding sequence ATGGGAACTGAAATATCAATTTTGCAGAAAGCGCGAGCAGCCTATCAACCCAAGCTGCCAAAGGCATTGCGCGAAGGAAGAATCAAGGTTGAACTCGGACCGCCTTCCGAACCTGCAACAGACAAAGTAGAGATACAGGCATTATTCCCAAACACCTACGGCCAGCCGATTGCAACATTGGCTGAAGGCGATGGGAATCTTAGCACAGCTCCTATGAAAGTTGGAGTTGTCCTTTCTGGCGGCCAGGCTCCTGGCGGTCATAATGTCATCGCAGGTTTGTTCGATGCACTAAAGGCAGCAAACCCTGAAAGCAAGCTCTATGGCTTCCTCAAAGGGCCGGGAGGGGTGATAAAGTGTAAATACAAAGAACTTACAGCTGATGTAATAGACAAGTACCGCAACACTGGCGGTTTTGACATGATCATGAGCGGCAGAGACAAGATAGAAAAGATTGAGGAACTGGAAGCATGCGAAAAAAATTTCAAGGATCTCGGCCTTGATGGGCTAGTAATCATTGGCGGCGACGATTCGAATACAAACGCCGCCGTGCTCGCAGAGCACCTCAAAGCCAAGGGTTCTAAGACTAAGATAATTGGAGTGCCAAAAACCATCGATGGCGATATGAAAAATGAACATATCGAGGCTTCCTTTGGATTCGACACTGCCGCAAAGTTATACTCCGAACTTATCGGCAATATTGCTCGCGACGCAACCTCTGCAGTCAAATACTGGCATTTCATACGCTTAATGGGACGTGCGGCGAGCCACGTAACACTCGAGTGCGCGCTTCAAGTACATCCGAACATTGCACTGATTTCCGAAGAGGTCCAAGCCAAAGGCACAAATTTAGAAGAGATAGTTGACTATATCACCGATGTGATAGTCAAGCGTTCGCAGGCTGGAAAAAACTACGGTGTGCTACTCGTCCCAGAGGGGCTTGTAGAGTTTATCGCAGACATAAAAACCATGATAGATGAGTTGAGTGCAATTCTCGGCAAAGACGAGGAATATATCAAGAGCCTTCCAGACCATTCCGAGCGTGTACAGTATTTGAGTAGCTTGCTGAGCGAACACAGCGGAAAAGTATACAATTCACTACCGGTGGACATCCAGGAAGTCCTTCTCAAAAGAGACAGCCATGGGAACGTCCCGCTCTCACAAGTTGAAACCGAAAGGTTGCTGATTGACCTGGTTTCCGACAAAATACGCTTCCTGCAAGCGCATGATGGCAAAGACTTCGTGAAGTTCAGTCCGCTATCACATTTCTTTGGGTATGAAGGCCGATGCGCGGCACCGACTAACTTTGATGCAGATTATGCATATTCGCTTGGCTACGCAGCGGCACAGTTAATACGAGCTGGGCTGAGCGGATACACCGTAATGGTGAAAAACCTAACACGCCCAGCAGATGAATGGGTAGCAGGTGGTATCCCAATTACAATGATGCTTAATATGGAGGTTCGCAAAGGAAAACGCGTCCCTGTTATCCGAAAAGCGTTAGTAGACCTCGACGGCGCACCGTTCAAGGAGTTTGCAGCTAATCGAGAAAAATGGGCGCTAAATGACGAATATATTTACCCAGGTCCAATTCAGTATTTTGGACCGCCTGAAATTTGCGACGCACCAACAATAACGCTTACATTAGAAAGGCGTTAA